Proteins from a single region of Sphingomonas swuensis:
- a CDS encoding outer membrane protein, whose protein sequence is MPSKLHLLAAAALAAVSSNALARDGVSYVGIEAGVMKPKNLSLDYQLGTLSVDNGFRLEHESGFDADVIVGHDFGLLRAEAELGWKRAGIEDVRVAPAVFATTTRPAVSGRTRVFSAMANLLFDFGSNDGLQVYAGGGVGGAKVDVESAITGPGVPTGAGINGDDRSFAWQLLAGMRMPVSDVVDLGLKYRYFNAKLDLTDPNGAAADESVDGKFRSHSLLASLILNLGARAAPVEVAPPPPPPPPPPPPPPATQTCPDGSVILATDACPVPPPPPPPPPPAPVRG, encoded by the coding sequence ATGCCTTCGAAGCTACACTTACTTGCTGCTGCGGCCCTCGCCGCGGTGTCGTCCAACGCCTTGGCACGCGATGGCGTTTCCTATGTCGGCATCGAGGCCGGCGTGATGAAGCCCAAGAACCTTAGCCTCGATTATCAGCTCGGGACCTTGTCGGTCGACAATGGCTTCCGTCTGGAACACGAGAGCGGTTTTGATGCCGACGTGATTGTTGGCCACGATTTCGGTCTCCTGCGTGCTGAAGCCGAGCTTGGCTGGAAGCGCGCGGGGATTGAGGACGTCCGCGTCGCGCCAGCCGTCTTTGCGACGACCACCCGCCCGGCGGTCTCCGGTCGCACGCGTGTCTTTTCGGCCATGGCGAACCTCCTCTTCGACTTCGGCTCGAACGACGGCCTTCAGGTGTACGCAGGCGGTGGTGTTGGCGGAGCCAAGGTCGACGTCGAGAGCGCGATCACCGGCCCGGGAGTGCCGACCGGTGCCGGGATCAACGGCGACGATCGCTCCTTTGCCTGGCAGCTGCTTGCCGGCATGCGCATGCCGGTTAGCGATGTCGTCGATCTTGGCCTGAAGTACCGCTACTTCAACGCCAAGCTCGACCTCACCGATCCGAATGGAGCCGCGGCCGACGAGAGCGTCGACGGCAAGTTCCGGTCGCACTCGCTGCTTGCCAGCCTGATCCTCAACCTGGGCGCTCGCGCCGCACCGGTCGAGGTTGCGCCTCCTCCGCCGCCGCCGCCGCCTCCTCCGCCTCCTCCTCCGGCCACCCAGACTTGTCCCGACGGATCGGTCATCCTGGCGACCGACGCCTGCCCGGTGCCGCCGCCTCCTCCCCCTCCGCCGCCGCCCGCACCGGTCCGCGGCTAA